The Bacteroidia bacterium genomic interval CTCTTCTGATTTTCTCTTCCCTCTGACAATATCGCTCAGGATCTCCGCCTCTTTCATATCTTTAACCACTACCGTAGGGGCATACACCCGGCTATGAGACAAAGTTGAAAGCGTTTCTTCATGGCGAAACTTTCCATGAATTATGATGCTATAACCTTGCTCCCCAAGCTCTCTGGCCCGAAACCAGACATTTTCCACAAAACGGCAGGTGGCATTCCATTTTTCCAGGCAGACTCCCCGACTTTTGAGTTGGTTCATATCTTCCAGCGTTGTACCAAAAGCAGGGATGATCACAATATCCTCTGCCTTGATTTCCTTCCAGGGAATCAATTGTTTCCCTTTGGCTGTTTTGATAAATCCCAGCCCTCTGGCTTTCAAGTCATCATTTACAAAAGGATTGTGTATCAGTTCACTGATCATATACACCCGCTTGTCGGGATGCGTTGCCAAAGCTTCATAGGCGACCTCTATGGCATTCTCCACTCCTTTACAAAAACCAAAATGCCGCGCTATCCGAAAACTGGCCGGACCAAAATCTAGTTCAAAAGGCATCAATCGGTCCTGATGGTAAGGACTTTGCTTGAGGGTGGAAAATATGCTATTCCGATACAGATCAGAATATTTACCAAGGTCATACTGCTTTTTGAAATTTCGGGATTTGAATTTTCGCATAGCTTTCTAAGGATGTTTTTATCAAACATATTAACCCTGGAAGGCCTGCGATGTTTACCTATATAGAAAATAAAATATATCCCGGTCCAGTGGTAAAATAGAGGAAATTACAGAGAAGCCCAAATTATGAATATCAATCCATCGCGTCTATCCAGTTCTTGATAAGCTGAGCTCCTTCTTTGTGAATAAGTTTCCTGCCAAGTTCAGGCATCATAATACCGGGGTCCTCAGAATTGATGCGATAGTATAAAATAGAGGCATTGGCATCGCCGGGAAGGATATCATAATCCCTTTCACCAGAACCTCTTCCCGCTGCTACCGGAGTTTTCATCACACCAAATACCGAGGGATCGTCCTGATGTACATCGAGGAAAAATCCAGAGGTACTGGCAGGTCCTTTAGAGTTGTGGCAATGGGCACAATTGATGTCCAACCATGCCCGGGCTCTGGCATCAAGATCTCCGGTGGAAGGATCATCCCAAACTGCCATGCGAGGAATTTCCTCATGTTCAGGCAAACCACTTAGCCAGCCCATATCTTTCATTTTCTCCAATTGATTTGCGGATCCGCTTTCATACGGAAATTCCCCATTCAATTGACGAGCGGAAGGCCCTATCGGCTTCATTTCCCCCTCGTAACTATGACAACCTTTACATTGATTT includes:
- a CDS encoding 4-hydroxy-3-methylbut-2-enyl diphosphate reductase, translating into MRKFKSRNFKKQYDLGKYSDLYRNSIFSTLKQSPYHQDRLMPFELDFGPASFRIARHFGFCKGVENAIEVAYEALATHPDKRVYMISELIHNPFVNDDLKARGLGFIKTAKGKQLIPWKEIKAEDIVIIPAFGTTLEDMNQLKSRGVCLEKWNATCRFVENVWFRARELGEQGYSIIIHGKFRHEETLSTLSHSRVYAPTVVVKDMKEAEILSDIVRGKRKSEEFYHFFEGKFSEGFDPAKHLERVAVVNQTTMLATETAAISDHFKQIFREKFGEEELSQHIANTRDTLCYATKNNQSATQRLLDHPADLAIVIGGRNSSNTSHLVELCEEQLPTYFIASERDILSRNRIRHYDFRSHEEQVITNFLPKKDQVNILLTSGASCPDSIVERVLLRLLENFKGLKTLEEILEGYQKNVVAVK
- a CDS encoding SO2930 family diheme c-type cytochrome; translation: MRISFLYRCSLAILFSILFSGFLMFRGTDELPLKMKLSEYGFFEGNIAEQKPAKGVLPYSLNTALFSDYAEKLRFVKLPEGVQVPYNDKEVLDFPLGTTIIKTFYYPVDARKPEKGRKLMETRLLIHEEKGWKALAYHWDDDQTDAVLEVAGARKKISWINEAGKKQKLEYAMPDVNQCKGCHSYEGEMKPIGPSARQLNGEFPYESGSANQLEKMKDMGWLSGLPEHEEIPRMAVWDDPSTGDLDARARAWLDINCAHCHNSKGPASTSGFFLDVHQDDPSVFGVMKTPVAAGRGSGERDYDILPGDANASILYYRINSEDPGIMMPELGRKLIHKEGAQLIKNWIDAMD